The Microcoleus sp. FACHB-68 genome contains the following window.
GAGACTATACAATACTGTCACAAACTTGGGATTGTACACCGAGATATCAAACCGGACAACATTATTATGCGTCGCGATAACATCGCCGATCCAGTTGTCATAGATTTTGGCATTTCATTTAATGAATCTGATGCTGACGGGACTATTTTGACAGAGCCTTGGCAGCAGCTCGGAAACAGATTTTTAGCACTTCCCGAGCTTCAGGTAAACAGCAGTATGCAGCGCGACCCCAGAGCGGATATTACACAATGCTGTGGGATTTTGTTTTTTGCGATCGTCGGCTCACCTCCGGTCACTTTGCTCGACCATGAAGGAAGAAAGCCCCATCAAAGACCGGAAAATCAAAAAGCTTTGTTGAAAAGCCCTTCCGATTTACTGGCTAAAGTGAATAGAATTTTTGACAGAGCATTTGTAACTCACATCGACTACCGCTGGCAATCTATACCCGAGCTACAACAAGCCTTGATAGCTTGCCTTGATACAAATGAGAGCATTCATAATGCCGAACAATATATTGCTCAAATCCAAAATAAAGTATCAACTTCATCTGATTATGCCCAACGCCAGTCTTTTAAAAAACTTGCTCAACAGCTCGTTAAGGAGCTTTTTAACGTAAGTCGAACTGTTGTCGGCGAACTTGGCGAAGGCTTTGGTACAATTCACGATGCAGATGCAATATACTTAAAAAATCGCGGTATTGCTCGGGTTACAATAGACTGGGCTAAACTAAGGTTCTCGCAAAGTCACGGCATTACCAACGAATTTTTACCCAATAATTTTTTTCCTGAGTTTACAGGATATGCAACAGGAAACGAACTCGTTTTGTTGGCAGAGGTAAAGGGAGAGCAAATTGAACTATTAAGGACTCCTTTAAACGGCGACCCTGACTTTACTGCTTTTAGCGAACATCTCCGGCTTTTCTATCTTGAAGGAGTGAGAAAATTAATAGGAGCTTGAACGACCAAACACTGCGAGAGCGCTCGTTCCTACAATACAATAGTGCTGAACTTACGCCTCTGGTAACTCCTGTAAAATCTGTTCTACTGTTACTTTCAACGGAGGTAAATTATTCTGTACGATTGCCCAAACTAGGTTTAGCGAGACTCGGAAATATTCATGCACTACAAGATTTCTAAACGCTACAATTTGCGCCCAAGGCACGGACGAATATCGGCTAGTTAACTCGGGCGATAACGCATTTGTCGCTTCTCCAATAATTTGCAGGTGATGAACAATCCAAATTTGAATCAATTCTTTGTTATCAAATGCCTGCCTGCCTTGGCTTGCATATCGTTCAATTGCGGCTATTGCATCTAATATATCTTGCAGC
Protein-coding sequences here:
- a CDS encoding serine/threonine-protein kinase: MSKQKNKPWDEKWEIVKSIGGGGQGDTFLVKSKDSTVLSQSFVLKKLKNQNDAERRKRMHREVAALSTLDCPGIPRLIESNSDQFDSDVPLYMVGEFIEGKTLSQILDPAPRMEIAEAVNLVLKLLETIQYCHKLGIVHRDIKPDNIIMRRDNIADPVVIDFGISFNESDADGTILTEPWQQLGNRFLALPELQVNSSMQRDPRADITQCCGILFFAIVGSPPVTLLDHEGRKPHQRPENQKALLKSPSDLLAKVNRIFDRAFVTHIDYRWQSIPELQQALIACLDTNESIHNAEQYIAQIQNKVSTSSDYAQRQSFKKLAQQLVKELFNVSRTVVGELGEGFGTIHDADAIYLKNRGIARVTIDWAKLRFSQSHGITNEFLPNNFFPEFTGYATGNELVLLAEVKGEQIELLRTPLNGDPDFTAFSEHLRLFYLEGVRKLIGA
- a CDS encoding HepT-like ribonuclease domain-containing protein, yielding MRREAERLQDILDAIAAIERYASQGRQAFDNKELIQIWIVHHLQIIGEATNALSPELTSRYSSVPWAQIVAFRNLVVHEYFRVSLNLVWAIVQNNLPPLKVTVEQILQELPEA